In Oscarella lobularis chromosome 5, ooOscLobu1.1, whole genome shotgun sequence, the genomic window atcTGGAGTTCGTTTTGGAGGCGGAGTCCGTTAGCGAGGAGTCGCGAATTGCCGTCATGTTCGATCGGATGATGCTCGTGGAGCTGAGAGAAGCCGTAGAGAAGCTGGGACCACGGTAAGAATGCAGGGGGTATCGTTggggagagaaaaaaaattttttttttgcagagtGTTTGCTGAAATGAAAAGCTATGTTGATCCGCCGAAAGTCGTTCACACGATTTTGCAGACGCTTTTGACATTTTTCTGTTCGCTGTCCGAAGATAAGCTTGGGGATTGGAATGAATGCAAGCAggtatcgtttttttttcttgaggaATTTATTATGTGtgagttttttctttagttggTTACTCCTGATCTTTTGAAAACGGTCACGACGTTCGACCCCACTTCCCAAGGCCAAGAGATTGATCATAAAAGAGTTGCTGAGCTGTTGCAAGGTGCCAATTGATGTACGACTGACTTCATGTTTTCTTTATACTGCTATTAGATGTTCCTCACGGCGAGGTGGCGAAATATGGGTCTCTTCCCGCTGAGTATCTCTACAACTGGCTCTATGTATGCCTGTCACTTGTAGAGCATGCCACGCGAATGGGCGGATATGCTCGTTCTACATAATCGGTATCAATAATAGAATATGTATGGGATATGGTAGTGCAAACACAGCTCGCAATTTAGCAAAATCATACCCGTGTTGCAAGATTAAATATATTTCTTTAGGTTAACGGTCACGTGCGGCGCGGATAGTGTCTACGTTTTTTTGCATCGTTTCTTGTTGGTGCTCCGATGAATGTGGGCGCATAGACGCGCCGTTGCCGCACGCGTTCTTCAAGCAAGAGCGCCATGGAAGCAAAAAAGCGTGATGTGGGCCCCCTGTCGCCGTGCGACTCGAAGTTCTCAGAAACGAAGTCCAACGCGTACGTTTCCGATCGCATTCTCCTCCTTGGGCAAAATCTACGGCTACGAAGAACCTACACAGGCCTCTGACTCCTTCTAGGGGCCCCATCAACGTTTACactgacgatttctttttttcttagactGTATATACAAACGGCGTCAGCAAAGAGACGAACAAAGCAAGCCAAAcggagaatgacgtcagtcaTCAAGCTTGAGGACAAGACTTACCAGGAACGCCTCTCTTGCAGGAACACACAAAGTACACGTCTCCACGCTCATCGCCATCCCATCCACTCCCCTCGAAAGCGAAGCCAACGGTACCGCATCCCTCTTTCCTATAAGCAAAGTCCACCTTCTGAGGCTCGGTATAGTTCTCCTGTGTAAAGACAAGAACAGAGGGAACGACATCGAAACAGTCAGTGCAATTGTACTGGTCAAGTTTCCCGCGAAAAAGTCTCATAGTCACACTACCCCACGCCGGCGGATCAACCAAATTGAACGCAATGCTATCATTGCCTTCAGGCGTCGTATAGTAAAAACTTCGATCCGGATTAAAATCCCAGAATATATCCAAATTCTTGCACCTGCGCATCCAGTCGTGCGGCACGAGCGAATCGAAGTCAATGGAAGGATTAccaacgatgacgtcataaatgtCCGTAGTTATATACTCGGGCGGATCGAACGTGCCAGGCCTTCCGGGATGATAGCGTTCGCCGTGAATGGGAATccccgtcgacgcgtcggAGAACACGGTCAAATTATCTGGGCCATATGGCTGGGAGCTCCCTATCACGCGATTCCATACGTTCACTTTCGTTGTGTTCTGCATCGTCGTTCGAATGTAAGTCATGTTTGAGCATATTTGCATTCCAATGCAcgtgtcgtcgaaatcgtatTTGCCTAGGAAGGAGGCGAGTCCGATGGGCAGgtcgtcgagtcgatcgaGGATGCCGGAATATTGACAGTCATTTCCTAATTGGATATGAACGAGTCGGTTTCGAGCGGGCAAACTGCCTGGAAGAACGCCTGGAGGATTCGTCATAATCAAGTAGGTATGATTGCCTTAGGGGGAAGGAATATATGTTAACGTAGACTAAATATTTGTAGAGGATACCTATCAAAGATTCGGTTTCGTTCAAGAAGATACTGAATGACTCTTTCCCTGTGTCGTCTTTCCACCGTGAGACGTAGATGCGCGATGTCTTTGGTGCCCCGTAGATGTTCGTGTCTAGGGAGAGCGTGAAACTCTGAGGAAACTCGGGATAGACGTGCGTTTCTGCCAAGCATTCGGCCaagacgagaaggagaacggTCCCGAAACGCATCGCGACTGGCAGTGTGAAAGAGTGACGCCGTTTGCTTGTCACAAGACTATATAAATCAAAACCGACACCAGCGCGTGACGGATAGAGCGCGTGACGGAGAATCGTGTGACAGCGACTGCTTGTGACGGAGATTCGAAGAACCGTGTGACCAAGCCGTCACGTGAGAAGGTGATGCCTCCTCGCTAACTTGACCTTGCTGCCATTAGACTGAGCCCAATGTAGCCGGGAATTGCTTCGGATCAACTGCAAATCGCAACTCGGTATGAGATTGGGTCATAAAGGCTGACTAATAGAAGAGGCTCTTATAGAATGTCTCGTCATCGTGGAGCACAGCTCGTAGGAACAAGTATAGAGCAGGAAAATTCTTCGGACGAGTCCTCATAGCCAGGGGGACTGCACTACGGGGACTGGTTCGGGGGACTGGTTCGGGGGACTCAACTCCCCGCGATCATTGATTCCCATCCTTCCCTGCGCTGCGCATAAGTGAGTCGACGCACCGTTCGTTCGCGCCATTTCGTCTCCACGAGTGCGACTATGCATCAcctttctctcgtcgtcttgttGTTTTgcgtgacggtgacgtcgccgtcgtcggccgTCACgggtaattaattagacgAAGTGTTAGAAGTCGAAGCGTTAGGTTTCaaaataaacaaacacgCTTAGCGCATAGAGATCGATTTGCAGTGATGCCCATGACCCTATTGTACGGTTGAAGAGAGAAACGGGGCGGGGACTCTCTGGCTGGTCGCGGGTGGAAATTCATTCCACGACTTTACTTTATGTCGtgtgctcttttttttgtagatgagCCGCAAGTCCGTCCAATATCGACTAACGGTAATATGTCGGCTATCGTTGTCAACGGAAATCACCTTAGCGTCTTTGATGTGGAGACTCTGACCCAACTGCATCATCGTCAACTCCTTCAAAATGACGACTGTTTTATGTGTGAATGGAACGGTTTGTCACACGTTTTGACGTTAGTATGAACGATTTACCGTGATTTTCTTTACAGTGCATAAGAAGACtcaatttctatttttaaCCGAAAGCAATCACAACATCCTCACCATTGTTTCACTGGCAAACTTCTCCACACCGACATTCGTTGCTCGAGACATCTGCGTGTGTCCTCAAGAAGTTCTCaaaagcgaaaaacgaaCATTTCTTCTCACCTGTCGCGGTGACGACTTCGGAAACCCGCCAAAGATAATATCTTTCACCATCAGAGTCGAAGATGATAGTCTCATGATAGACAAGCAAGTATTCTGGACCGAGAATAGCAGCCCATCCTCGGGCACCCGGCCTATGTTCGTTTTCAAATATCACGGACCGCAAGAATTTCTTATATCGCTCGACGCCAACGCATTGGTTCTCGCCGCCATGGCCGAAAACgagtcctcgtcgtcgacgagcgttcGACCGCACGAAATCGGATGCGGCACCGCGGACAGCAGCGGCCAAATCAATCTCATGCAAAAGGCGAATTTCGACGTGCATTACGCTTTTATTTGCACGTGCATGTCGACAGCTCGACCGCCTCATCTTTTGCTGTTTCGTGTGACTGAAGGCAATGTCACCGACGTGCAGACCCATCCTGTGAACGGCGACGCTCTCGTACTCAGTTCGCGCATGCCAGGCGCTCAAAGGAAAACTCAGATTGTCTACGTTGCTCTGCTCAACTTTGCTGATGGCACTGTCACTTTTATTGCTATCAGTGCTACTTACTCCAAAGTCGTGGGCCGTTTGGAAACGACAGAAAGGGGACTAGTCCTTGGAATAAACGGCGTCTTTACTGAGAAGGCGTACGTCGCACCTTTCAACGGCGGCAATGTTATTATTGCCCTAATGAGCAGCATTTtgaaaggagagaaaaacTTTCCTTTAATCTCTCTTTCCAAGCGAGGAGAAATTAGTAGCATTGCTTCTTTGAAGGgctccttcgtcgccgtggcTGTGGACGATAGGGTTATTGTCGTCGATACAAGAGACGCGTCAAAGCGAATTTTGCAGTCGACTTTGTATTCTCCCTTTACTGTTATAACGACGTTCTTTACAAAGGCTCGTTCTTCACCGTCACCAAGTGAGAATAGCACCCAGCCTACAGCCCAAACAGGCGTCTCCCCTTCGTCGTCTAATACAACGTCATTGCCAGCTATGACGTCGTCTAATACGATGTCGTTGCCTGCTGCGAATATCAGCCATACATCTCAGCCATCCTTATCCGTCATGCCAACAGCGAAGACGCCGTCTTTTCACAGCAAAACGATTGGTGTTGCCGTCACTTGTCCTTTGGAGCTTTCTACTGATAAAATCAAGCTGGAATTCGCAGAGGTACATTTGGTCTTGTCtgattaatttattaattatttaaagtTGTTCCTTGTTTTCTCTAGATGATTGGCAATTGGTTTTATGTGGCTACAGGAAAACGGCAGTCAAGTTTGCAATGCAGAAACACCGAAATATTCCACAGCCAAGCACGTACTGTCCATTGGTCGTGCGTCTGTAAAGCGGATGCGATTGCTGAGATACTGCAACAGACTAAACAGTGGAAGATTCAAGTCCAAGGGCTTCTACGTGTATTTTCTGACAAGTCGTGGAATGTCACGTTT contains:
- the LOC136187657 gene encoding uncharacterized protein, whose product is MRFGTVLLLVLAECLAETHVYPEFPQSFTLSLDTNIYGAPKTSRIYVSRWKDDTGKESFSIFLNETESLIGNHTYLIMTNPPGVLPGSLPARNRLVHIQLGNDCQYSGILDRLDDLPIGLASFLGKYDFDDTCIGMQICSNMTYIRTTMQNTTKVNVWNRVIGSSQPYGPDNLTVFSDASTGIPIHGERYHPGRPGTFDPPEYITTDIYDVIVGNPSIDFDSLVPHDWMRRCKNLDIFWDFNPDRSFYYTTPEGNDSIAFNLVDPPAWGSVTMRLFRGKLDQYNCTDCFDVVPSVLVFTQENYTEPQKVDFAYRKEGCGTVGFAFEGSGWDGDERGDVYFVCSCKRGVPGKSCPQA
- the LOC136187654 gene encoding uncharacterized protein isoform X1; its protein translation is MHHLSLVVLLFCVTVTSPSSAVTDEPQVRPISTNGNMSAIVVNGNHLSVFDVETLTQLHHRQLLQNDDCFMCEWNVHKKTQFLFLTESNHNILTIVSLANFSTPTFVARDICVCPQEVLKSEKRTFLLTCRGDDFGNPPKIISFTIRVEDDSLMIDKQVFWTENSSPSSGTRPMFVFKYHGPQEFLISLDANALVLAAMAENESSSSTSVRPHEIGCGTADSSGQINLMQKANFDVHYAFICTCMSTARPPHLLLFRVTEGNVTDVQTHPVNGDALVLSSRMPGAQRKTQIVYVALLNFADGTVTFIAISATYSKVVGRLETTERGLVLGINGVFTEKAYVAPFNGGNVIIALMSSILKGEKNFPLISLSKRGEISSIASLKGSFVAVAVDDRVIVVDTRDASKRILQSTLYSPFTVITTFFTKARSSPSPSENSTQPTAQTGVSPSSSNTTSLPAMTSSNTMSLPAANISHTSQPSLSVMPTAKTPSFHSKTIGVAVTCPLELSTDKIKLEFAEMIGNWFYVATGKRQSSLQCRNTEIFHSQARTVHWSCVCKADAIAEILQQTKQWKIQVQGLLRVFSDKSWNVTFDSRPSHRSIRHRATILRATSSAMSKSSHYVLVALLCCIVLRWNSGQGVWR
- the LOC136187654 gene encoding uncharacterized protein isoform X2 produces the protein MSAIVVNGNHLSVFDVETLTQLHHRQLLQNDDCFMCEWNVHKKTQFLFLTESNHNILTIVSLANFSTPTFVARDICVCPQEVLKSEKRTFLLTCRGDDFGNPPKIISFTIRVEDDSLMIDKQVFWTENSSPSSGTRPMFVFKYHGPQEFLISLDANALVLAAMAENESSSSTSVRPHEIGCGTADSSGQINLMQKANFDVHYAFICTCMSTARPPHLLLFRVTEGNVTDVQTHPVNGDALVLSSRMPGAQRKTQIVYVALLNFADGTVTFIAISATYSKVVGRLETTERGLVLGINGVFTEKAYVAPFNGGNVIIALMSSILKGEKNFPLISLSKRGEISSIASLKGSFVAVAVDDRVIVVDTRDASKRILQSTLYSPFTVITTFFTKARSSPSPSENSTQPTAQTGVSPSSSNTTSLPAMTSSNTMSLPAANISHTSQPSLSVMPTAKTPSFHSKTIGVAVTCPLELSTDKIKLEFAEMIGNWFYVATGKRQSSLQCRNTEIFHSQARTVHWSCVCKADAIAEILQQTKQWKIQVQGLLRVFSDKSWNVTFDSRPSHRSIRHRATILRATSSAMSKSSHYVLVALLCCIVLRWNSGQGVWR